The Pyricularia oryzae 70-15 chromosome 5, whole genome shotgun sequence genome includes a region encoding these proteins:
- a CDS encoding DNA replication complex GINS protein PSF3, translating to MSYYDIDAILTDAEKVPCEFQLDVPELGYLDNTPSHALKAGTKVNLPLWLAEMLALANTTHPSSADPDDARSFVSLNLPNPLADDVIQALKADPRSVPLRDRSPHFFSLSTRVLDLFEERELASVLRKSFVVRAGDVGLHARKVGGGGGGHNAGGRGKDDDKGSNIGLGGQSEEFLRGLDEWERNLFRKAHEGTKAGGEWMDSVKKN from the exons ATGTCTTATTACGACATTGATGCCATCCTTACCGATGCAGAG AAAGTCCCCTGCGAGTTCCAGCTCGACGTCCCGGAGCTCGGCTACCTGGACAACACACCATCACACGCCCTCAAGGCCGGCACCAAAGTAAACCTGCCGCTATGGCTGGCTGAGATGCTGGCGTTGGCCAACACGACGCACCCAAGCAGCGCCGACCCCGACGACGCCCGGTCCTTTGTGTCGCTGAACCTGCCCAACCCGCTCGCCGACGACGTCATCCAGGCCCTCAAGGCCGACCCTCGCTCCGTGCCGCTGCGCGACCGCAGCCCGCACTTCTTCTCGCTCAGCACGCGCGTGCTCGACCTGTTTGAGGAGCGGGAGCTGGCTTCCGTTTTGCGCAAGAGCTTCGTCGTCAGGGCGGGCGACGTCGGGCTGCATGCGAGAAAggttggcggcggtggaggtGGGCACAACGCTGGCGGCAGGGGCAAGGATGACGACAAGGGGAGTAATATCGGGCTCGGCGGGCAGAGCGAGGAGTTCCTGAGGGGGCTGGACGAGTGGGAGAGGAATCTGTTTAGGAAGGCGCATGAGGGTACCAAGGCTGGGGGTGAGTGGATGGACAGTGTCAAGAAGAACTGA
- a CDS encoding 1-phosphatidylinositol-4,5-bisphosphate phosphodiesterase delta-3, with translation MSELVSRLTDLNPFSSKTRAEREVDDEDKGEEIDDHTVAGGGHGGRSSDITKTQLRISHALRCLIASKGILTEAEAGLASQTMTPALRQLLDRPHIHVPPELTDRSHPLPEYFVSSSHNTYLVAHQLYGTSCATAYRTALRTGSRCVEIDAWDNGDNRSEPKVTHGYTLVSNIPFRLVCETIRDVVDEEAAQAQKLPVGADAAEREDERYRPAPILLSLENHCDAAGQLRLVEIMREVFGHRLLDKPVRDKGHAEQEGSGEHVRLDELGSKIAVIVEYHLSEEAELSDDEDDSSSCDEAERKDREQYKAEAKATRETIIIPELEELGVYAQSVKLANDAWFDATEQARDQTQPLALPHHHLINISESGLSRHLPEAAGKIAAHNAQHLMRVYPKGTRISSRNMKVIPFWAVGAQICAMNWQTFGANMQMNEALFAGTDGYVLKPQALRSGGSGVTKPRRRRLRLHVAGASDIPLPSGREPDEIKPYLTCTLAYGGTSLKEVKRKTSPYKQHKVGFLHRGENPPPTDPVWDEELVWDEFEDDELVFLRLYIKSDDSFARNPILTVAPIRLLYAVDGWTFIRMLDLKGHETRCALLVRFEIEDL, from the coding sequence ATGTCTGAGCTGGTCTCCCGGCTGACAGACCTCAACCCCTTCTCGTCCAAGACCCGCGCCGAGCGTGAGGTCGACGATGAGGACAAGGGTGAGGAGATTGACGACCACAccgtcgccggcggcggccacgGCGGCCGGTCGTCCGACATCACAAAGACGCAGCTGCGCATCAGCCACGCGCTGCGCTGCCTGATAGCCTCCAAGGGCATCCTCACCGAGGCTGAAGCCGGCCTGGCGAGCCAGACCATGACCCCGGCCCTGCGCCAGCTCCTAGACAGGCCGCACATCCACGTCCCGCCGGAGCTGACGGACCGCTCGCACCCCCTGCCCGAGTACTTTGTCAGCTCCAGCCACAACACGTACCTGGTCGCGCACCAGCTGTACGGAACGTCGTGCGCCACCGCCTACAGGACCGCGCTGCGCACCGGGTCGCGCTGCGTGGAGATTGACGCCTGGGACAACGGCGACAACCGCAGCGAGCCCAAGGTCACGCACGGCTACACGCTCGTGTCCAACATCCCCTTCCGTCTCGTCTGCGAGACCATCCGGGACGTCGtggacgaggaggccgcGCAGGCGCAGAAGCTCCCCGTaggcgccgacgccgccgagcgCGAGGATGAGAGGTACCGCCCCGCGCCCATCCTGCTCTCGCTCGAGAACCACTGCGACGCGGCGGGCCAGCTGCGGCTCGTGGAGATCATGCGCGAGGTGTTTGGCCACCGGCTGCTCGACAAGCCGGTCCGCGACAAGGGCCATGCCGAACAGGAGGGCAGTGGAGAGCACGTCAGGCTGGACGAGCTCGGGTCCAAGATTGCAGTCATTGTCGAGTACCACCTGTCGGAGgaggcggagctgtcggacgacgaggacgactcCTCCTCGTGTGACGAGGCCGAGCGCAAGGACCGCGAGCAGTACAAGGCCGAAGCCAAGGCGACGCGCGAGACCATCATCATCCCCGAGCTGGAGGAGCTGGGCGTGTACGCGCAGAGCGTCAAGCTGGCCAACGACGCCTGGTTCGACGCCACGGAGCAGGCGCGCGACCAGACCCAGCCCCTGGCGCTCCCGCACCACCACCTCATCAACATCTCCGAGTCGGGCCTGTCGCGCCACCTCCCCGAGGCGGCCGGCAAGATCGCCGCGCACAACGCCCAGCACCTGATGCGCGTCTACCCCAAGGGCACGCGCATCTCGTCGCGCAACATGAAGGTGATTCCGTTCTGGGCCGTCGGCGCGCAGATCTGCGCCATGAACTGGCAGACCTTTGGCGCCAACATGCAGATGAACGAGGCGCTGTTTGCCGGCACCGACGGCTACGTCCTCAAGCCCCAGGCGCTGCGGAGTGGGGGGAGCGGCGTCACGAAGCCGCGCCGCCGCAGGCTGAGGCTGCATGTCGCTGGCGCCTCGGACATTCCCCTGCCTTCTGGCCGGGAGCCGGACGAGATCAAGCCGTACCTGACGTGCACGCTAGCGTACGGGGGCACGAGCCTCAAGGAGGTGAAGCGCAAGACGTCCCCCTACAAGCAGCACAAGGTTGGCTTCCTGCACCGCGGGGAGAACCCGCCGCCGACGGACCCGGTCTGGGATGAGGAGCTGGTGTGGGACGAGTTTGAGGACGACGAGTTGGTCTTTTTGCGCCTGTACATCAAGAGCGACGACTCCTTTGCCAGGAACCCCATTCTCACTGTCGCGCCGATCAGGTTGCTGTATGCGGTCGACGGGTGGACGTTTATCAGGATGCTGGATCTCAAGGGCCACGAGACACGGTGTGCTTTGTTGGTCAGGTTTGAGATTGAGGATTTGTAA
- a CDS encoding superoxide dismutase produces the protein MASLIRTTPAVRGALRSRAFKPAAMASTSFVRGKATLPDLKYDYGALEPYISAEIMELHHSKHHNTYVQGYNSAVQAIAEAPTPQAAAAVAPLLNFHGGGHVNHSLFWENLAPASREGGGEPDGKLRAGIDATFGSFETFTKQMNTTLAGIQGSGWAWLAKDKTTGALSIVTRANQDPVAGNLAPLLGIDAWEHAYYLQYQNRKAEYFSAIWNVINWKTVGNRFDKS, from the exons ATGGCGTCTCTCATCCGTACAACACCCGCCGTCCGTGGAGCTCTTCGCTCGCGCGCTTTCAAGCCTGCTGCCATGGCCAGCACCAGCTTTGTCCGCGGCAAGGCCACACTCCCCGACCTGAAGT ACGACTACGGCGCGCTCGAGCCCTACATCTCGGCCGAGATCATGGAGCTCCACCACTCCAAGCACCACAACACGTACGTGCAGGGCTACAACAGCGCCGTGCAGGCCATCGCCGAGGCGCCCACgccccaggccgccgccgccgtcgccccgCTCCTCAACttccacggcggcggccacgTCAACCACTCGCTGTTCTGGGAGAACCTGGCCCCCGCCTCGcgcgagggcggcggcgagcccGACGGCAAGCTCAGGGCCGGCATCGACGCCACCTTTGGCTCGTTTGAGACCTTCACCAAGCAGATGAACACGACGCTGGCCGGCATCCAGGGCAGCGGCTGGGCCTGGCTGGCCAAGGACAAGACCACCGGCGCCCTGTCCATCGTCACCAGGGCGAACCAGGACCCCGTCGCGGGCAACCTGGCCCCGCTGCTGGGTATCGATGCTTGGGAGCACGCCTACTACCTGCAGTACCAGAACCGCAAGGCCGAGTACTTCTCTGCCATCTGGAACGTCATCAACTGGAAGACTGTTGGCAACAGGTTTGACAAGTCTTGA